DNA sequence from the Liolophura sinensis isolate JHLJ2023 chromosome 1, CUHK_Ljap_v2, whole genome shotgun sequence genome:
CTGTTCCCCTTTCCCACGCAGTAATTTATTAAGAGAGACACAGTACTGTGCAGCCATGGAGAAGTTGCTGAGCAGTATCATGCAGCTGATTTACTTGTTTGCTTTCTTGGTTTAACCTGGCTCAAGACCATATAATACCTGTACAGTGCCTTTACATGTGCACGGACAGTTTTGCCATAAGTGTTCTTACCTATTCTGTACAACTCTGTCTGAGGTGTCAGAAAACATGGTGATGTTGTTGTAATCAGAAGACATGCTGGCCATTATCTCATTAAGTAGCCCTGGTTCTGTGGACATGTCAGGGTCAGGTTCTGTTGTGGATTTAGGCCTGTTAGATTTAACCTATAACAAACAGAATCATGAAAATTTATCACATCTAACATTTTAatgtgaatttcattttcagcaaAACAGAGATGCCGATTTGGAACTGGTAGCTAAATGTAAGCTATTGGAACTGTAGTATATAATCTGAAAGATTAATTAACTTAACTACATTAATGTCTGTTAATTTTCCACCAAATTATATCCCAGAATGGCATATTGACAGTTTACAATTACAAGGTTTGGTCATTTGTATCATCATAATGCTTGTTTATCTTGTATAGCATACATCAGAAGCTTATTGAGGGTTCGTGTACAACACTCCATACTACAGTCATGTCATTTGATTACACATGTCTCAGACTTTTCTCTTTTAAAATCCTCATTCTATGTTTGCAAATTAcctgtactgtatttcatctcaAGTTTGGTATGTTAAAATTTTCACTGTCTCAAACACCTAGGGGccttaaaatggtacttttgatgccaacatttaagATTTTGCGATGAGAAAATGAATCAGACTTCACACTCTGAAGTTACCCTATAAGTGTAGCTGAATCAATCACAGTCGAGTAGAATGTGTCATATGTAAAATGCtaaaccttaggtgaaatacagtgtacatgataaCATTTGTGTATGAGTATTTACTGTAAGAGGACAGTGTGCCAGTCATTCCTGTGACAATGATAATTCCCTGGCTGTCAGATTCCTCAGATGCTTTATTCTTTTCAAATCCTCATTCTATGTTTGTGaattatgaataataacatTTCTCTCTGAGTTCTCTGGAGCATATGTCTCAAAGTCAGGATCGAcagggttagcatgccagtgcagttcaataacccaggagcctctcaccaatgtggtcactgtgagttcaaatccatctcatgctgcccagtttcccctACCATAATATACTGCCTGCTGTCGTgtcagtgaaatactcttgagtacggcgtaaaacagcaatcaaataaataaattaaattgaaattgggtgacctgggatcaaaccctggtcgggtcataccaaagactttaaaaaaggtacttattgctgcctaGCAtgatgctcagcactgagagtttagagcaatGAAACAGCACTACGTGTcccagtgtcagcataatgcatctgggtggggtgtcaggactggtgtctttggcataatacttcagtgtcAGCAGCAGTTTACACTTGCCTAGCCATAAGAGGAGACAGTATACGCATATATGATATCTGTACTGATACACATTTACTAAGACAAAAGCCTGCCTACCATTCCCATGCCAATGATAATGCCCTGATTTTCAAACTCCTCAAAGGCTTTACTCTTGGGACGCTTTCTGACTGGCTTCCCATGCTCCGGGGTGCTGATTTTATTTTCCTGATCAGGTTTGGACTGACCCTCAAAGGCTTTAATTTTGTCCCTGACAGACAGCTGAGGTGCGACCTCCTCCAGTCCATCGCCAGTGCTAGACAAAAGATAGttacaaaaacatgttacaGACAGAAATAATTCTCAAATGTCAcatctgaaaacatttaaaagtaGATTAAATGTTTAAAGACTATGAAGAATAATCTCAAACTTGAACTTCAAATGATTTCCTCTAAAGTTAAAATAGTGCGTTGATGGTATTTGTAAGTGGAGAACTGTGTTCTCATAAGaacatttacatacatctaTTTCAGATGAATATAATTTTGATGAATGATTACTTAATCTTTAAGCCTTgaaatagaaatatttatttatttgattggtgttttacgccctactcaagaatatttcacttatacgatggcggccagcattatggtgggaagaaaccgggcagagcccagggaaaacccacgagcatccgtaggttgctggtagaccttcccacgtaaggccggagaggaagccagcatgattgaAATAGAAATAGACAAAGAGATAACTGGCagatacaataaataaataattaaagtaaGTCACTTAACAAAACTGACCTGAAACCTGTGTAAAATCCCACACTTAAAACCATGTGATGAGGATCTCGACTTTCATGTGTGTGTTAAAATTGATTGGTTAtcaatttgtgtttaatttttataGGATTTTAATAAACCTAGCAAAAATCtaagtgtatatgtattacCTATAGTAAACCTTGGGTAACCATGAGACATTCTGTAAGTCCTAATTCCTGTTATGCTTTCATGGGTTAAACTGGGAGATGTTAAGATGTACGGATGTATTGAAGAATTAATGTACAGAACACACTAGCTATTTAAAAATGGATGAATGTTCTTGAATCTGCTGCTGCATCTCTAATTAGAAAGTAATGCTGCCCTGATCCCAGAACGTACAAGTCTCTGTATACACAAGTGAGGTACAGTGTGTTCAGCCAGATGAGCTATCAGGAGtttgcatgtactgtacagggAAATGTTGGTTCATGACATGGTAGTGAGTGAGAGACACTACACTGGAGGAAGTTAACCCTGGGGTTTGAGTGTAGTAGCACTTCAGTCTGTCTCTGGTTGTGACCCAACACAGCTTGGCTGCCAGCTGGTAGTAGCATTGACATGGCTACCAGAACTTCATGCAGACTGACAATTCGGACAGCGTTAAATAAAGTTATTCAAATTATACCACGTTTCCcgagaaatatgaaaaaacaaCTTTGGGTGTGATCACGTGTAAAATTTCATACTGAATTTagaaaatgacacatttctttcattttgtatgtttattatGTTGTGATATATAATTTGTTGATGATGTTGTCATAAACCTATCAATTTATTTACCATTTTACCTGCTTGTATTAAGTTTGATATAACTGATTGCACATAATTACATGAACAAACCATAGGGATGACTTAGTGCAGTATTGAGAATTTGTTagattttcattttcacctGGAAACTCTTTGACTACGAATACATAAATTCTCCATACATTCTCAGAAACACATGTTTGCCATACTGCATTACTGGACATAATAAGTCTAAAGATAATGTCTAATATAAACATAGCAAGGggaaaaaataattaacaataGTCATAATATGTATTGCTGATACAAACATTTTTGAACCCAAACTAAAACTTGTGATAAATATGACATGCACTAACTCATCTAATAATATCCTATCCAATTATTCTAAATGAACGGATTAAGGCCTTAAGGTTACACTCTTTCATTAACGTGTAGTGCAttaattgtaaacatttactgtGTTTTCTGTACAGTGTTCTACCCCCACAAGCCATTTAGCTGGCATTCTGCTACTTTTGAGTGCTTAACAGTGTAATTTAAGCCCAAAAGATAAGAGTTTTGTTTAGGGCTTTCTCTAGGTCTAAAGAAAAGCTTCTTCATCCTACACAGAACCTGATGTGTTTTCATTAGAAGTAAACAGCTCTATTTGTGTACTAATTTACCAGAGCCTATTGACACAGATGTTTGCCCTGTAGAGTGATGCGAGGTATAGCTCTATGTAACATCAACCTCTCAGTCTTTGTTGCTATTCCATTTTGTGTAACCTACAGCCTGTGCATATTTGCACTAAGTGCAAAAGTTTATATTATAGACGTTTGTGAATAGTTGGGATTGTCACCTCTGTTGATGTAGTATTATGATAATCTGATATGATTGAGTTTGGTCCTTTACTTCGTACTGAAGCACTTCATTATGTAGTTAATTCATTAGTTGGGCAAGAAGGCATGCTTACTAGCTATttggagtacagcgtaaaacaccaatcaaataaataaataaataaatactagccACTTGTTCTTGGATGAATTGCTGTGCTAATTATAGAAGAATTGTCAAACTATCCAGGCCAGTAATGAGTGTCTTTAAGTTACCATCTTATTATGCTAAGGAGGGAATAGAATATATGCAAGATAAAGGTTTCAGAGAAGACTTCTGCAACTTGTGTTCATTAAGTTAAGTTTTTTCATGTCTCATACGACAGTTTGTTCACCtgtttggtatatatatatatatgcaaatgtaaTCTTGACAAAACACCTTTACACTGACATGCACAGGTTCACTGTAGTTTACACAATGAACcacaaaaaaatcagttttgtgcaatattagttttggtgttttgagcgtgttttttttttttttttttctttttttctcagatgGAACAAAACAGGTCACCATAATTCAGCTGTTAGACCTTAACTCATTAGCCAAGTTTTCCTGACCTAGTTAGCATCAATTTGCATTCAAGATCATATTTACCTGTTGATGGATAAAGGCCTGTAGGTGGGTGTGTCGTGCACAGAGTTTCTACTACGCAGTAAAGAGTGGTTGTCGACTTCCTCTTTGGTCTCCCCGGCAGAGGGCTGTAGCTCTTCTGTGTTCCGTTTCTTTCGGCAACAGCACTGAAATATGGACACAGTAATGCATGTGACCAGCAAGACGACCACAGTGCTGCTGATGACCAGAATCATGGTAGATGTAGTCCTAGTTGGGTTTGTACCTTGTACATTTGATGCCTGAGCTAGGGCTTTTGCCACACCGTTGCTGTTTTGACCGGCTCCTTTGGCCTCGTAGGTGAAGCCTGAGTCAGATTTGGCAGGCTGGATCTTCAGCGCCCCTTGAACTGGCAGATTTTGTGAAAGAGAAGGCTGATTCACTGCCGCCGGATCAGACAGGCTTTTAAGGAAATCTGTCCCCGTATGATGTAAGGGTAGGGGATGGGGGGTTTTCTGACGTGTGTCTGCTCTAGTACCGGTAGGGCCTCTACCTGTAACGATGTGCCTTTCTTGCTCAAACGTGGAGATCTGCAGGTTTAAAGGCTGTGCCCTGTGACTAGAGACTTTGCTATTTACAGTCAGCCTCCCCTTATAACCAGACTGAGAAACATGCTGGGTACCTTCAGGCGGGTTAAAGGCATTCTGCTCGCTGCTGTttaaaatgtcagaaatattcCGACGTAAAAAATGTTCCACTGATAGAATTCTTGACTTAGAAAGTTCCATAGGTAAATGTTTGGGCTTGTGTGAAGGCTGCACATTCCAGCTATCTTTAGCATCATCCCTGCCACTTATATTGTAAGTGTACTTAAGTTTCACTGGGAAAGCCATCACAGTTTGTGATAgcacacaaacatacattatTTGGGAAAACATTTTGTGATCCTTTGATCTTATTGCACCTTCAGACTTTCTGTGCACAATAAAACTATTGCTTCCACTGGATTTCTAATCAGACGTAGATTTCAACACAGATATTGCTTCTACacttgtcacatgtacatatcactCCATGTAACTCCCTTTACTATAAGTGGATGCTGCTTATTGTATGTTCCTAGGTGGCCGTGACACAGGCTTGCTGTCTGGTGCCTGCACATGCACGTGTGACTGATTTAATCAACACATGTAATTCAAATTAACAAGCTAGGAACCTAATGAAATATATTACAATTCAGAGCTAATAATAAAAGTCAGTCCTGAATGTCTACTTCAGAACTTTGATGTTATCTCTGTTATGTCTGTCAAAATCCAGCCATGAAAGAATTAACGTATTAATCCATGTATCAGTTGTGAAAATATTTCCTGATGAACTGATAAAATGTCCAGGGGTTACTGGATTCCAGGTATGGATTGAATGAagaagaaacacacacacacagacattgTGTTAAGATATATGCACATCAGGTCGTGAAAGAAACACTAAATATTCCAGGTGTAACTTGACACAGAAATGAACACACATGAAAGGCACATGATCTCATCACAGGTGTTCCACTAGGTAAAGGTAGATCCTCACTGATGATGTTGATGTAGATTTCAGCTGTGTGGGTTTCccactacatgtatgaaagcaCAGCTGTGGTATAAACTGACCAGCTGTgtgagaaatgtacatgtacgcgtATGCACATTACATACAGCAGACAGCCTGTGTATCCATGTAAACAGACGTCTGGCCAGTACTTTGGGTGGTGAATCAGCTGCCAAGCCCAGCCTAGGATATGCTCTTCTCTTTCATCGTGTCGCTTTCCTCCTTCCGTCAAATGCCAATCATGGTTTCctgtatggacatgtacatgttagctACGCTTATGTGCCTCTTAGCCTAATTGGGCTCAGTCTGGAAGGATTTTTCtgttgtatgaaataaatagtcTGCCTTCATCCAGATAACCTGCTGTACGCTTATGAGCCTGGTAAAATCCACATCCTCAGACTGGGTAACTCTCCCCTGTTGAACTCAGGGCCCCTTCAAGGATACTGTTTATCTCTGTGTCTCTGGCCCTACCCCATGCAGTGACCAGGTTCACAGCCCTCTGCTATCTGCAGCTAGCCACATGGCGCTTCTGGCCCACCATACATCATCATACCCACAGAAATGGACTGCACACCAACTGCATCTGGGGACAGAGAAAAAAAGTTGgaatgataaatacataaatataggaATGGTAATATAAACAGTTTGTGGGCACTTAGGGTACTCACCCTTGATTTTTGTGGTTGATATCTCATttgatgtcaaaaaaaaaaaaaagtaaatgtacacTTAGGGCTTtgtaagtgcatgtacatgttggagTTAGGGTATTTACATGTTGAAATTCCTGGCATTTGTAATTACTATGAATACTAGTTGCATGGCTTCCAAATGTGTATGGCCTTGTTTTAGTTGGTTTGGAAGTCAAGGCCTGATGgcacatttaaaacaaaatgaaaaaatcaaatatgtGCTTATTTACTAAAATTATTGAATTTTATTAATCATGATTCTTAGTTACcttatttcctcaaccttttcgcattccaaagagcaactttaagtgcaatttacacacatacacattacaataaactacattggttaaccaatttcaaggcttcacatagaagtgaaattttaccattctacacagaataatgccttcagaatatgcttgaataaacaccttgcaaacatgtgaaaaggttgaagaattgcagtaagAATTCTACTCTTAAGTCACAGTACGTAACCTTTTGTCCCCagaaaaatggtgtggtttacaCCTGAGTGCAAATTACAATTTATGTTAATTCTACCGTGTCACTTAAAGTGAACCTAAAGTCTGCAAgcctgccactatatatacatagaaaaaatgatttagGACACAGTtatgacagaaaaatatgtaaaaaattctataaagttttgaaagccaagaagatgaagttcagcatggggaatatggcactgatggacaattcccttggaacttggccaatcactagcactGATAGCAGCATGTGATAATTAGCtgtcacattatgttcacttATATTCACTTTTCTAGActtctgtatgtatgcttaacAGTGTTCCAATTAAGTTTGTAGTTTTGagaatgtatatgtagttgtaaTAAAGTTGTGCCTGTGAACAGTGCACTGTGGGTACTCTTGTACGGGATGTAAGTATCTCAGTAATGGATGAAATGTTCATAGCTTCACACAGACACGTTAGTCTGAAGGGTACTATTGACCTGCTCGTTAGGCAAAGTGTTAATTGTTCTTCCGCTCATAGGTGCAGTACATGTTTTCCtggttttgtacacattttccGCCATACTTCCCCATCCCTTTGGCCTTTTAGCCATGAGGTCATAGGAATCTTTGCTTTAATcttcacaaatgtacacatacatgtaaatgtatggtaAGACCttgtaatgttttaaaataccTGGGTGGTGTActattataattaaaaaattgtaaagatATTTAATGATAAAACATTTGAAGGATGTCACCTTCATCACggaaatatattaatttacaaCTTTCCTGTGTAGTGAAACATACAATTGTGTGTCAAGTGCTaaattgaatatacatgtaatttaatttagCTTTTTAGGGCAATTGGAAAACATCACGGTAAAAGCCAGTTAAATTAAAGCTTAACATACAACACAGTTTATACTGGTACATATACTTCTACCTATCTGTTCAGTTTTGTGGTTGATTTTATGGTTTCTTGCCTCTCAGgttgcggatgatcatgggtttcccctgggctctgcccggtttccactccaTGATGCTGACCACTgatgctgtcatataagtgaaatattcttgagtatggcgtaaaacaccaatcagataaataaacaaatatggtTTCTTGTTAGCTTGCAATGCaaagatatatatgtgtattatggttaccaacaattttttttttagtatttactttattatttacatgcattCTTTTTCTTCTCTGTAATAAACTATGTCTATTTATACATGGTCATTTGTGATTGTTTCAATATGTCTGTGACTGCATGGAATTTATGGAGACTTGGATGTTGCATGTACAATTATTTCTGTCATGATTGAATAATGACAAGTTATCATGAAGCGACACGTTTTgttaaacagatttttttatgaCAAGAAGATCATTGAAACAATGCTTGTACTGTCAAGACAGTGCATCATTATCATATGTAATAAGTCATCTTCAGATAACAGCGCATAGTGTGGCATATAATATGGTAATAGGCCTTTCTGGAAAGATTGGATGACCTCCATTGACAGCATAGTTATGAAGTGGGTACAAGTCCTGTAGAATTGTTTCGCTGTGCTTAAATATTTTATCAGATGTGTACTTTTTATTCTGCGTAATAGTGTCCCCCATGGTGTGAGAAAGCAGGTGCATGCGCACTTGTACATATACCGGTGTGTTAAGAAACGTGTACGCAAAGATGTATATCTCTTCAGTTTATCTTATCACAATATGTTAATAGAAAAGGGCTCACCCCAAATCGGCCACAGCGTTAAATTGAGAAGTTGATCATTTACATCAGAAGATCGATGATCTGAAAGTCAGTCGGGTGGAAAAGATGGGAAGATACTGTGTGTATTATAAGGGTACAAGTGTATCCACCCTCCATGTATTACAAGTCCATTCATGTATTAAAGGCAGTACCTGGGGATAGTAGAGTTCTTGGTATGGCTTAGTCATCCGTTACAAACGTTAATTCAtatttgaaagtaaaatatgaGTCATCATCAAGAAAAATCAGTTTGACTCAGAATGTATCGAGATAAAAGACATAACATAACGTAACATAACAAGCTGAGCtgacaccatgtacatgtaatgtatatcaTCTAACCCACAAGCAGGATGTCCCTGCAAGATTTGTGTACTTTCTGACTGATAAAGCTGAGAAATCAGGTACGAACTGGATCTGGCAGGAGACTACTCAGCCATGGATTTAAGTACACACGATTGTATGGAGTTACAAAGGAACAAGGAAACAGTGAAATGAGGACAACTGAGCAGAATGGCTAAAAGATCAATACTTTGCAACAGAAACTAATGTGTGTTTATTAAGTACATAGATAACAGGcctgtttgtatatacatgtctgtatttgtcagtttgtgTCATTATTTGAGAACAACAAGACTAATGACTGAGGAGAGATCAGGGATTATCACTACAGCCAGCAATATTGGCCCTGGGATACTATTAGTTACATAGTCACTCAGTGATAGGATGCGCTAatgtatggtgtcaataatcctccaatttaataaatattaaatgtacaCCATAGGCTTAGGTTATATGTAAAGTTATATTGTCCTCTTAATATTAAAGATGAGCTGCAAAGCTTTCAATTTCccaaaaaaatgtacagtaatATTATTGAAGTTTTCTTATTGTGCGATTGTtttcagtgtaaatatttacagttgtCCAGTGAAAAGTTGTATGGAAAACATCCACCACTTATCTCTCTTGGTTCCTAAAATGCTTTGACTTTCTCGTGGTGCAccatttatgtttaaaattattacttttcaGTTAATGTCAGACTCGTACCTGtgctatttatagtgttaaaaggattttaatgtttaaaaaatttatcaTGCAAcctttttttataaattttaacgTCTTTATTTTCAAGTTTGAATGATAACGGCATGTACAGGCGAGGTTGGtatgaaaggtaattatttgggctctTATAAACTAGTGGCCAAAATTTAATTGGATCTGCACTTGTTGatgtttttgccaaaaaatctcTAGTATAGCCTATTTGTAAAATAAAGAGTTGTTCCTGTGTCTCATGTACATCAGGCTTGTAGTTGGTACCCACTGAGCCCCACTTGTATTTGGTGCCCTTTTGTGGCATCTTGACAGTGTTTGAGAGGTGGTAatagatgatgatgatgatgactgtGATGACCTTCTGTTTGAAAGTACcctactctctctctctctgggCATCTTGTGTGTGAGTTGCAGTGTTGGGCTTGGTGACCATGTTTATTCTATCTACTATCACTCTAGCACGCTCCCAGTTTTCTGTCTCTTACCATAACCATCCGTCTTCTGAAACTTTTTAACTAGTAGTCAGCCTTTAAACTTGacttattgaaaatatttgggTCTGTAAAAGATCTGTGTATCTGTATAATACTTTTCATGAATATTGTAGAGTTTTAACACAGAAAATGCAATTTCGTGTACAACCTGAAGTTGTTTCATCATGCTGATTTCTTTATGAAAGATTGAATTACTGTGTAGTAACTTAGGATCCATCTGCCATCATTAGGATGTCAAAACTTCTTCTTCAAAAACATAGATAAACAGGGTATAAACAAAGATAAACTCAGCTATAAACAACTCTGGGCAGTATTATGACATTACCATTTATGCCATTTTGGACTTGAGGGATGGTAAGCTTTCAGGTGTAAACAGATTGTGTGTAATGTCTATAAGTGTTTCTAACATACAAAGATTTGACTGTATCAGTGGGTTAAAAATAGCCAGCGGTCTGCCTCTGTGGATTGATGGCTTGTTTGGAGGTGGTAGAggatggttttgttttttgtttatctcACTTGTTATAGTTCTCAAAGGTTAGGTCTAATTTGTAAATATTGATAACAATTTGGACGAAAGTAAAGCAATTCACAAATGTTGAATTAATGCTGGCTCTAGATCTAGTAACCAGAACTACGACAAAATTTGGATCTTGAACGAGGAAATTAAACAGTGTTATGCTAGAGATACATCTCACATTACTACAAAGGCTGTCACAAAATGTTCTTCTCGATGTTTGCAAACCTTTTAggaatataaatatgtagattTACACCTGAATCAACACATTTGAAGGGATATATATAACTCTGCATGCTCTTTATGTTTAACTGTTAAAGATTAGATAGTGAAGTTGATCACACTCCATTGCTGGTCATTGCCAGTGGATCAAATGTTCTGCTGTTGTTAAGATTTTATCAAATATCAGCcgtgcatacatgcatatcatgTGCCTGAACGCTGTAATATCCCTAAATATTGTCAATTCCTTAGTTTTTTGTATTATACggaacagatatatatatatatatatatatataagtattgCATCaaattgtaatttatggtaGATGTAAGCACAGTTAATAATGCGTTCATAGTTCTTTTctgcagtttttattttataaatcagACCAGTAGCCATTATTGTTTACCTTTCAATATGCATCCAGGTAAAGGAGTGGTTTTGTCCATGGGGAGAAATGTGAAATCTGATAGTACAGAGGTTACAtgtcactggtacatgtatgatagcaTTGGCCATGGAACACAAAATTTGTGTCTTTTCAGGTCATCCCTGAATATCATTCTGCTCAACAagcatgatttatttgatttcctgCTGATATGCACGTACTTTATGTGAAAAACTACCATAGGTCTTATCTAGCTTTGTTGATTgttttctgttcatgtaaaactgTCAGTTTCTAGATAGTTTTATGTATCTCAgtaatttgactttggagataACTGGAATAACTGTATTAAGTATTTGGTCTTTCAGGAGGAAGTGGGCTGTTTTAGTCAAGGAGCATgttaaacattgaaaaaaattgGTGCTCACATTACCTGTAAAATCATGTAAGCTCCCTCGGTAAATATCAATAAAGATACA
Encoded proteins:
- the LOC135482267 gene encoding serine/arginine repetitive matrix protein 2-like, coding for MFSQIMYVCVLSQTVMAFPVKLKYTYNISGRDDAKDSWNVQPSHKPKHLPMELSKSRILSVEHFLRRNISDILNSSEQNAFNPPEGTQHVSQSGYKGRLTVNSKVSSHRAQPLNLQISTFEQERHIVTGRGPTGTRADTRQKTPHPLPLHHTGTDFLKSLSDPAAVNQPSLSQNLPVQGALKIQPAKSDSGFTYEAKGAGQNSNGVAKALAQASNVQGTNPTRTTSTMILVISSTVVVLLVTCITVSIFQCCCRKKRNTEELQPSAGETKEEVDNHSLLRSRNSVHDTPTYRPLSINSTGDGLEEVAPQLSVRDKIKAFEGQSKPDQENKISTPEHGKPVRKRPKSKAFEEFENQGIIIGMGMVKSNRPKSTTEPDPDMSTEPGLLNEIMASMSSDYNNITMFSDTSDRVVQNSSTTSPDTEMSSSYLEDKELDEFSGVQRNTKILRSFKRAPPPKNRSRSKRSSRRRLPLKDATNLSSEDTTDGPMEIPDKCEVQVDHLKEQSPTDTSVYRVWKDFGSPSIHSAESRTDIDKIDQVDLSTNGNRSAINGHTPSTLNGYSQREEESRKRTDREATPPDKTSARSNHEISKPPPGVKMYENPCYESTDVIQASIHRASAAEKTFNGTSRSPERIEPSRLPRALDRHATRPSGEPHASPDRAEDRFPRKKSQSCDLPESQSRQFPDSRSRVSPESRRPVSPEIQSRVSTDSRSRVSPEIQSRVSPDFRSRVSPEFQSGVSSDSRSRVSPEFQSGVSSESHTSPDRGEKRASPPKTSSHVSTSRSEKRQSWKEPSPSNNEPMKPLKQTHL